From one Coffea eugenioides isolate CCC68of chromosome 11, Ceug_1.0, whole genome shotgun sequence genomic stretch:
- the LOC113753009 gene encoding cytochrome P450 71A2-like, whose protein sequence is MAFSFDLLFFSVSSVVFLLALLKWFYAASKPQKKLPPSPPKLPIIGNLHQLGLLPHRSLQSLSRKYGPLMLLHFGSKPVLVASSADAASQIMKTHDLVFSNRPKSSIKDRLFYGSKDVGFTPYGEYWRQAKSICVLHLLSNKRVQSYQYVREEETSLMIEKISQMCSSSAVNLTEIFVTLANDIICRVALGRKYSEEEKGRKIMETFMVFVELLGVFDVGDYIPWLSWVNRFNGLDLKVEKFAKLIDEFLEGVIEEHINKRKGEAENDHSVEARCLDFVDILIEVNKESTIGFALGRDDMKAIILNMLVDGTDTTESVVEWAMSELLKKPITLQKLQTEVREVTQGKPEITQDDLEKMRYLKAVIKETLRFHVPVPLLVPRESTQDIKIMGCDIAAGTLVLVNASAIARDPLLWENPEEFQPERFLNSNIDFRGFNFELIPFGAGRRVCPGINFAISVNELALAKLVNKFNFALPDGIKPEDLDMTEAAGITVHRKHPLHAIATPYLC, encoded by the exons ATGGCGTTCTCTTTTgatcttttatttttctcagTTTCCTCAGTTGTATTCCTTCTAGCCCTTTTGAAATGGTTCTATGCTGCTTCTAAACCCCAAAAAAAGCTACCACCATCTCCACCAAAGCTCCCAATAATTGGAAATCTTCACCAGCTTGGCTTGCTTCCGCACAGATCCCTCCAATCATTGTCAAGAAAATATGGCCCACTCATGCTACTTCATTTTGGAAGCAAGCCAGTGCTGGTAGCCTCTTCCGCTGATGCAGCTAGCCAGATCATGAAAACCCATGATCTGGTTTTTTCAAACAGGCCTAAATCGAGCATTAAAGATAGACTATTCTACGGAAGTAAGGACGTAGGATTTACACCGTATGGTGAGTATTGGAGACAAGCCAAAAGCATTTGTGTGCTGCATCTTTTGAGTAACAAAAGGGTTCAGTCATATCAGTATGTTAGAGAAGAAGAGACATCACTCATGATCGAAAAGATCAGCCAGATGTGTTCTTCTTCAGCTGTAAACTTAACTGAAATATTTGTAACTCTCGCAAATGATATAATTTGTAGGGTTGCCCTGGGGAGGAAGTATAgtgaggaagaaaaaggaaggaaaattaTGGAAACTTTTATGGTTTTTGTTGAGTTACTGGGTGTTTTTGATGTAGGAGACTACATTCCTTGGCTTTCATGGGTTAATCGTTTCAATGGTTTGGACTTGAAAGTGGAGAAATTTGCTAAACtgattgatgaatttcttgagGGTGTAATAGAAGAGCACATAAATAAGAGGAAAGGTGAGGCTGAAAATGACCATTCCGTTGAGGCAAGATGCCTAGACTTTGTGGACATTCTGATCGAGGTTAATAAGGAAAGCACTATCGGCTTTGCTCTTGGCCGTGATGATATGAAAGCTATCATCCTG AACATGCTTGTCGATGGAACTGACACAACAGAGTCAGTTGTGGAATGGGCAATGTCAGAACTTCTAAAGAAACCTATAACCTTGCAGAAATTACAGACTGAGGTAAGAGAAGTGACCCAGGGAAAACCAGAAATAACTCAAGATGATTTGGAGAAGATGAGATACTTAAAAGCAGTGATTAAAGAAACTCTACGATTTCATGTTCCTGTTCCATTACTGGTTCCTCGAGAATCAACCCAAGACATCAAAATAATGGGGTGTGATATAGCAGCAGGCACACTAGTGTTGGTGAATGCTAGTGCAATTGCAAGAGACCCCCTGTTGTGGGAGAACCCTGAGGAATTTCAACCTGAGAGGTTTCTGAATTCCAATATAGATTTTCGAGGTTTTAACTTTGAGTTAATTCCTTTTGGTGCCGGACGAAGGGTTTGCCCGGGTATCAACTTCGCCATATCCGTAAATGAACTTGCATTGGCAAAATTGGTCAACAAATTTAATTTTGCGTTGCCTGATGGAATCAAGCCTGAGGATCTGGACATGACTGAAGCAGCTGGTATCACAGTTCACAGAAAACATCCTCTACATGCTATTGCCACCCCATATCTTTGTTAA